The Topomyia yanbarensis strain Yona2022 chromosome 3, ASM3024719v1, whole genome shotgun sequence nucleotide sequence CGATTAACCAATTAAGGCAGGAGTATTTGAGCAACCCTAAGTTTCAAAATGAGATTGATAAATTCGTAGCATCAATTTCTCCAGTTGCAGAACTCAACACTGCTGAGCAATCAACGGAAAACCCATTCAACTCTCCGCTGCCACTAAAAAATTTTGCCCGGCACGATTTTTTGCAGCGCCAGGAAACGCCGGTTAGAAAATTGCGGTTCGAACAGAAGTCATTACCGACACTATCCACAGAATGCCGAGCAGCTCTTAGGAGAGATACTGTTTTGGCGAATATTCTGAATTCCGAACCGCTAAAAACCACACTTCACGCTCCTTTGTACGGATCAACACTAGTTATCTCTCGGAAACCAATGTTCCCGGATTTCATAAGCAGCCCCTTTCTGTCGCCGGCTTCTAAGGCACGGCTGGAAACGATGAAAATTAACACCCAAACAATACAGAGTGCTGTTTTGAACGGTCCGTTTTACGATGAGCTACTATCTAAGTTAAACAGCTGCGGTATCAATTACGCCCAGGACTCTATACTACAACCGATTGAGGAATTTCGAGACGAATTTCTAAGTTATGACAGTGACAATGATTTCCAAAAGGAGATAACAGATTTCATAAAAAACTCAGATTTGTCGTCGTTTGGACTGATTCCGGCGCAAGTTCCAGAGATTGCAGATGCCAGGAAACTCGCTCAAAATTCGAATCAACTGCTTGCTGAAATACTATCTACTCCGATCGTTCAGAATGCTCTGAAATCAAGATCGCAGCCGGGTGGAATCctacaaatttcaaacattcCAATGGTTAACGATTTCCAGCATTCGGAAAAATTGACTGAACCTACGAAGGACAAgctaaacaaaatgaaaatcgaCAGCCAAGCCATCGAGAGTGCGGTGATTTGTGGACCCACATACGACAAACTCTTTGATCAGTTGAAtaaaaatcggatcaattttgCCACGGACTCCATACTGAATCCTATAGCACAGTTTCGAAGTGAATACCTTAATGATGATAATTTTAGGAAGGAGTTGGTCCGCTATGTTTCCCATCCTGAAGCGTGTCTGTTTGATCCAGTAAAAGTTGAAGAGTTGCCTTCTGATAATACCCAGCTTGTGAAACAAATGGCCGGAATGCACGTTTCTCACAGTGATGATTCTGGGTTCGGTTCAATTCCTCCAACTCCAAATTATTCTACTTACCCAGGAGTTCTCAGTCCTACCGACGTAAATGATTTGAATGCTAAAGAAGGTATTTTGACGTCCATTCCAGCTATTCATGAAATGAATATGTACCCAGAGGTTCGTCCAAGCCGAAACGCATCAACGAATGAATCAACTGTTACTGCTCCTGTTCAAGctcaaattaaacaaaaatcttccattcAACTGCCTGAAGACATCATCTGCAGTGGTTGCCAACAAAACATCCTGCTTGGTGAGGTTGCCGTCAAAGCAGATCGTGCAGGGAAAAGTGCTGCATGGCATCCCCAATGTTTCAAGTGTCACAAATGCGAAGAACTACTTGCTGATCTTGTCTATTTCTACCACGGGGGTAAAGTGTACTGTGCTCGAGATTTGGCGAATATTCTAAAGATTCCCCGTTGTTCGGCCTGCGATGAACTGATTTTCACTAAGGAATATACCGCAGCTGAGGGAGCAACATTTCACATTAAACACTTTTGCTGCTATCACTGCGATGCGGCTCTTGCTGGTCAACAGTACGTCCCAGACGAGAAATCCAACATGCCGCTTTGTTTGACATGCTATGACACGTATTTCGCCAAATCCTGTAATTATTGTCGTGGAATTATTGGACCGGCCGAACAGGGAGTTGCATGGGGCAGCATCCACTGGCATGGTTCTTGCTTCCTTTGCAGCGGCAAGGACTGTGGCAAATCGCTTATCGGTGGAAGATTCTGTGTGAAAAACGAGATGCCATTTTGCAGCCCGCAGTGCCTAAGAAGTATATTGACTTGAGCAAGTATCAACTTCAAAAGGCGTCGAACGATATAAGATATAAGAGCACTTGGTGCTGCAAAAAATTTACTCCACTTCAAACGAGTCACAGTTTTAAACTTCCACTATATaaagtattttttaaatataattatGTGCCAGAAACAAGCGTGTGCAAGTAATTTCACAGTGTTCCttacaaaactatttttgtatAGTACTTTACCGgaaattgaataaatattttGACTGGATTTCAATAACAGTGgcagattttattttatttcagctGAACGTAATCGTCATCATCGAGTTCGAGCAATCAGTATGTATTTTAGGTTGTCAGGTTACCTGCTGAACATAACATTAGTTGGTCTCTATTCCGACATTCGAGCTACATGCCCAATTCAATGTGGTCTAATGTGCTTTATTACCCGTGCAGAGTCTGATATcgaattgagaactaaacttgatatTGTGATGTAGTAGATAATGATTGCTCAGGTTTTATCGTTTTGGTCAttttaacggttaaaaaatcaaaatcgaaagcacaAAAATTCTCCCATGACATCAAATAGCAAACTATTtgtgctatcagtgaaagcagtGAAAACTCATCGAgatgttgaaaaatttcattgataacaaaataagtaattaATTTGATGTTTGCCAAAGAAACagaaacaaactttttttttctaaaaaacaaagtatgtaagcacatcaaaatgagatcaaaatatgatgtcatatctgaaaaGTTTAAaccgatatcaaaataagatttcaatttgatggctgatatcaaaatatgatgtctgcttgctgtaattttgatgtttg carries:
- the LOC131690734 gene encoding uncharacterized protein LOC131690734; protein product: MAESGIETTAAPEWLVKLESRREQIKAKLGHESGNGAPCVVCGSKCPGLDLHFWRKVCRNCKCRKEQHDCKDDDVTGWAQFEILGAIRSKPAYIKISEFTDKPVQLDWVPPNVTPELASDYMSQLGQQNIPIAGSEAAEKRKQQLEYQVPPHDLDASLCHNLSEIEAAQLVQYVEKIKKNCVGQGNVIRVGDNINYLPASAKVQNMPHVQESGLKDGLVKQLLSLKPIKEVLSGNPSSTGRILCLQKEPMEADFITSPLMSDKIKYKLKLMKVNSEAIRSVVRDGPELDLILNSLEASGVHFEDHCSLLGPINQLRQEYLSNPKFQNEIDKFVASISPVAELNTAEQSTENPFNSPLPLKNFARHDFLQRQETPVRKLRFEQKSLPTLSTECRAALRRDTVLANILNSEPLKTTLHAPLYGSTLVISRKPMFPDFISSPFLSPASKARLETMKINTQTIQSAVLNGPFYDELLSKLNSCGINYAQDSILQPIEEFRDEFLSYDSDNDFQKEITDFIKNSDLSSFGLIPAQVPEIADARKLAQNSNQLLAEILSTPIVQNALKSRSQPGGILQISNIPMVNDFQHSEKLTEPTKDKLNKMKIDSQAIESAVICGPTYDKLFDQLNKNRINFATDSILNPIAQFRSEYLNDDNFRKELVRYVSHPEACLFDPVKVEELPSDNTQLVKQMAGMHVSHSDDSGFGSIPPTPNYSTYPGVLSPTDVNDLNAKEGILTSIPAIHEMNMYPEVRPSRNASTNESTVTAPVQAQIKQKSSIQLPEDIICSGCQQNILLGEVAVKADRAGKSAAWHPQCFKCHKCEELLADLVYFYHGGKVYCARDLANILKIPRCSACDELIFTKEYTAAEGATFHIKHFCCYHCDAALAGQQYVPDEKSNMPLCLTCYDTYFAKSCNYCRGIIGPAEQGVAWGSIHWHGSCFLCSGKDCGKSLIGGRFCVKNEMPFCSPQCLRSILT